In Vibrio sp. 10N, the following proteins share a genomic window:
- a CDS encoding DUF2786 domain-containing protein codes for MDKQKALKKIAKCLELGNSANVNEAANAIKMAHRLMLKYGLDKDDIEFIKMGKTQSTHLLPTTISSTLLRVIRGINTKFGVEAVLLNHKGLKRVEFIGEADRAIFAAFAFDIIYREMNEHTGQFRNSFAGSGTANTEVTRRVNSFVSGWIEGALEKLPVIAPDDESTNKINNYIDKEFKNIDRETFKQQLKEAMKNITADYEVGLKKGRKISVNRPIDGAQAPKLLK; via the coding sequence ATGGATAAACAAAAAGCCCTTAAAAAGATTGCTAAGTGCCTAGAGCTTGGCAACTCTGCAAACGTCAATGAAGCAGCAAACGCCATCAAAATGGCGCATAGACTGATGCTTAAGTATGGCCTCGATAAAGACGATATCGAGTTCATTAAAATGGGCAAAACACAATCGACACATCTACTGCCAACTACCATCAGTTCTACGCTACTCCGCGTTATTCGCGGTATTAACACTAAGTTTGGTGTTGAAGCGGTGTTACTGAACCACAAAGGCCTTAAGCGCGTCGAGTTTATTGGTGAGGCCGATCGCGCCATTTTCGCCGCATTCGCGTTTGATATTATCTACCGTGAAATGAATGAACATACAGGTCAGTTCCGCAATAGCTTTGCAGGCTCTGGCACTGCGAATACCGAAGTGACGCGACGCGTGAATTCATTTGTCTCTGGCTGGATTGAAGGCGCGCTTGAAAAGCTTCCTGTTATCGCACCGGATGATGAGTCCACTAATAAGATCAATAACTACATCGATAAAGAGTTCAAAAACATCGATCGCGAAACCTTCAAGCAGCAGCTCAAAGAAGCGATGAAAAACATCACCGCCGACTACGAAGTGGGATTGAAAAAAGGTCGTAAGATCTCAGTAAACCGCCCTATCGATGGTGCCCAAGCGCCAAAACTGCTTAAATAA
- a CDS encoding DUF3334 family protein: MKKTKVITTEDILLKLCQSVSTVLTSATQSSVTYSAMVQKITKTTLKPDYGCFVLFDGGFSGLVVINFTSKAALELYTNYMRNMGMPEEELAIHHNSDEVGDVLGELMNQLVGDFTNKVRKELQTNITQNQPKMLSINKQVVLSVDTNLERPQARRVTFSTENNNIFYLEFAMDKTEFIQMEEFEVQPDECPDAIIEQARSKQAEKDASKSETVDNSQDLLDELGI, translated from the coding sequence ATGAAAAAAACAAAAGTAATCACTACAGAAGATATTCTGCTCAAACTCTGTCAGTCGGTCTCTACCGTCCTAACCTCAGCGACACAATCGAGTGTCACCTATTCAGCGATGGTGCAGAAGATAACAAAAACCACACTAAAGCCTGACTACGGCTGTTTTGTTTTATTCGATGGCGGATTTTCTGGATTGGTGGTGATTAACTTTACCTCTAAAGCGGCGCTTGAGCTTTATACCAACTACATGCGCAACATGGGCATGCCTGAAGAAGAGCTCGCGATTCACCACAACTCAGACGAAGTGGGCGATGTACTGGGCGAGCTGATGAACCAACTTGTCGGTGACTTCACCAACAAGGTACGTAAAGAGCTACAAACCAACATTACTCAAAACCAACCGAAAATGTTGTCTATCAACAAGCAAGTCGTTTTATCGGTCGACACCAATCTAGAGCGCCCTCAAGCACGCCGTGTGACGTTCTCCACCGAAAACAACAACATTTTCTATCTTGAGTTTGCAATGGATAAAACCGAATTCATCCAAATGGAAGAGTTTGAAGTCCAGCCGGACGAATGCCCAGACGCAATTATTGAACAAGCGCGCTCCAAGCAAGCGGAGAAAGACGCGTCAAAATCAGAAACGGTTGACAACAGTCAAGACTTGCTCGACGAACTCGGTATTTAA